A stretch of Rhododendron vialii isolate Sample 1 chromosome 4a, ASM3025357v1 DNA encodes these proteins:
- the LOC131323292 gene encoding uncharacterized protein LOC131323292 gives MIWHPSPNGSFSVKSAYRLAREGTDICGNIHMGQTSSFGVLPTVWKKLWGLQIHPKVKLFMWKCLNNVLTTNVALFARKFRFDPVCSRCGKAEESISHVLFRCEVAIKVWIHSPFRLRPEELLDCRNMTDWWDCIQERINQSHMPPFSLGMALLYCWWIWRARNDFIVNGKCWATEAVSGKAQGDFFEFKDANSKVPSPLSRSTRNGTLVWQCPGMNVTKINVDAAVSRSSNSIGTGTMARGNDGKVLGIFLSIHTSITSSRIAEAMAIRDGLKLGIDLNLSKVVIESDAEAIVRKCSTSLDPPIDIAAIIFDCLALKESFSSCEFDFVKHDCNRVAQCCAQKALLNGWSGMWTSILPPWGSQLSDV, from the coding sequence ATGATTTGGCACCCATCACCAAATGGTTCTTTCTCTGTCAAGTCGGCTTATCGACTTGCTAGGGAGGGGACTGATATTTGTGGGAACATTCACATGGGTCAAACGAGCTCTTTCGGCGTCCTTCCTACTGTTTGGAAGAAGTTGTGGGGACTACAAATCCATCCGAAGGTGAAATTGTTTATGTGGAAGTGTCTTAATAACGTGTTAACAACAAATGTGGCTCTATTTGCGCGCAAATTCAGATTCGACCCAGTATGCTCTCGTTGTGGCAAGGCGGAGGAATCTATCTCGCATGTTTTATTTCGGTGTGAGGTTGCAATCAAAGTCTGGATTCATTCTCCGTTTCGTTTAAGACCTGAAGAGCTTCTTGATTGCAGAAACATGACAGATTGGTGGGATTGTATTCAAGAACGTATCAATCAAAGTCATATGCCTCCTTTCTCGTTAGGTATGGCTCTCCTTTATTGTTGGTGGATTTGGCGAGCTAGAAATGATTTTATTGTTAATGGTAAATGTTGGGCTACGGAAGCGGTTAGTGGTAAAGCGCAAGGAGATTTTTTTGAGTTTAAGGATGCTAACTCTAAGGTTCCATCACCTTTGTCGAGATCTACTCGTAATGGGACCTTAGTGTGGCAGTGCCCTGGGATGAATGTAACCAAGATTAATGTGGATGCTGCTGTCTCTAGGAGTTCGAATTCTATTGGTACAGGAACAATGGCTCGAGGTAATGATGGCAAGGTCCTTGGTATCTTCTTGAGTATTCACACTAGTATTACTTCATCAAGAATTGCTGAGGCTATGGCTATTCGAGATGGTTTGAAGCTGGGGATTGATCTAAATCTTTCTAAAGTGGTTATTGAATCGGATGCGGAGGCGATAGTGAGGAAATGTTCTACTTCTCTAGATCCACCTATTGATATAGCAGCTATTATTTTTGATTGTTTAGCTCTGAAAGAATCATTTTCTTCCTGTGAGTTTGATTTTGTTAAACATGATTGTAATCGGGTTGCACAATGTTGTGCTCAAAAGGCTCTTTTGAATGGGTGGTCCGGTATGTGGACTTCCATTTTGCCCCCATGGGGTTCCCAACTATCTGATGTTTAG